TGAGCGGATAAATCCTCGGCATGATGAGCGCCAAAATGATACCTGTCAACAGTACCGTTCCGTAAAACGGAACGAAGTAGTTCGACATGCCGACCGTGTCGATAATAACGAGTGAAAACGTAATGGAAACAACTGAAAACGTCGTCGCGATAATTGCGGCTTCCCTTTGTGTATAATGACCGTCCTCATATTGCTTGCTCGTCAACAGGACGCCAATCGTACCGTCGCCGATCCATGAAGCGAGCGCATCTATGGAGGAACGTCCAGGAAGTTTGAATAATGGACGCATCACTTTCACCATCATCGTCCCGAAGAACTCCAACAGACCAAAATTTAATAATAATGGCAATAAAAGACCTGCGAAAAGGAAGATTGTGAATAAGAATGACACAAGGCCATCCGGTGCGAGAAGCAAGCCGCCTGTGTTTTCACTCCAGATTGCTTCAGGCCCAAGTTTGAATGTGACCATGATAGCGAATACAGCTCCGAGTAAACGGGTAACTGTCCAGAACGGTGTCACTTTGAACAATCCTTCCATAAGAGAAGGGTTGGAACTTGAACGCGGAATGAAAGCATACAGCAACGAGCCGATTGCCGCGATTACAATAATGATCATTGCAGTCATCGGCATGGCAGGTTCGAGCCAGCCGGACAGGATATCCGCGAATTTTGCGATTGGAACTTTCCATTCTTCCCCGAATTTAAGAGGAATCATGAAAAGGATAACGCCGAGTATGGATGGAATTAGAAAGTAGAGCCATGTGGATAAATGATGTTTTTTCAACTCTTTCTTGCTCCTTTATGAATAAAATATCGTTATTCTTGTATAATCATACATACTATCGGGTTTTCATCCAGTTGTAAATACAATGGATAGAAATTGAACTATTCAGTTTTTTGATGAAGTTATAAAGAGGCCCCGTCTGCAATTGCAACGGGGCATGGCTGCTTTTGTCTATTCCCAACGATAGGTGAAAAATTTCTCTTCGTGTAGCCATTTCAATGCTTCCGGGTCTTTCTCGGCCAGTCTTTTTTCCATATCACGCATCATCCAGACGGTCTGGGACGCGTGTGCGTTCAATGTATTGAGCTTTTTCTGCGCAGCTCCTTCAACAT
The sequence above is drawn from the Sporosarcina luteola genome and encodes:
- a CDS encoding YjiH family protein, whose translation is MKKHHLSTWLYFLIPSILGVILFMIPLKFGEEWKVPIAKFADILSGWLEPAMPMTAMIIIVIAAIGSLLYAFIPRSSSNPSLMEGLFKVTPFWTVTRLLGAVFAIMVTFKLGPEAIWSENTGGLLLAPDGLVSFLFTIFLFAGLLLPLLLNFGLLEFFGTMMVKVMRPLFKLPGRSSIDALASWIGDGTIGVLLTSKQYEDGHYTQREAAIIATTFSVVSITFSLVIIDTVGMSNYFVPFYGTVLLTGIILALIMPRIYPLRGKKSEYIDGRPFTGDDEKLPEGYNVFNHGLENALDTASKNRSIGRIFTDGMRNVLDMWIGVAPVVMAFGTVALMLAEYTGVFTFLGKPFEPILSVLGIPEAAAAAQTMVVGFADMFLPVILAEGSITSPMTLFTIATISVVQLIYMSEVGGLILGTKIPINILDLIIIFLLRTLIALPIVAGVAHLLF